TATGCAGGTTTTGGTGGACGCCGATACCGACCTCATCCTCGGTGCGACCATCTTGGGCGTGGGCGGCGACGAGGTGGTGCACTGTCTGCTCGACACCATGCAGTACGGCGTTCCCGCGCGAGCACTTCAGCGCACCGTGCACATCCATCCCACCGTCGCGGAGTTTCTGCCCACGATCCTGGGTGATCTGCAACCGCTCGCTTGATCTCAAGGGCGCTTGAGACCCTAGCCTCGTGTCATGAAGATCCACGATGTGCAGATCACCGCCACCGACGTGTCCGCCGCCGCCCGTTTCTACTCCGAAACCCTGGGATTGCCGGTACAAGTGGATGACGATCGGGCCACGGTCCACATCGGGGACAGCACGCTGACGATGGTTCCCGGTCCCGCGTATCACGGCGCGCATCACATCGCGTTCACGATTCCCGCCGGGAGCCTCGCAGCCGCCAAGGAATGGCTTTCAGTCCGGGTAACCCTGCAGACCGACGGTCAATGGCACGACGAATTCGACTGCGCACCCAACTGGCAGGCCCGCAGCATCTACTTCACCGGACCCGATGACGCGGTACTCGAGCTCATCGAGCGCAACATTCTGGATAACCGCATCGACCATCCCTTCGACGTCAACGACATTCGTCATCTCAGCGAGGTCGGCTTCGGCGTATCCGATGTGCTGGAGACCCAGCGGCTCATCCGTGACAAGCTGGGTCTGCTGCCCTTCGGAGAACCAACCCCCGGTTTTGGTCCGGTCGGCGATCACGACGGCCTGTTCATCCTGGTTCCCTCGGATATCACCTGGCGCCCCGAATACCGGATGCCTCCAGCCGCCGCGCCAACCATCGTCACCGCCGATGTCCCCACCGCGCTGGACATCGGCGAGCACTACGCGATTCAGCCGCTAGGAGCGTGAGTCCCGCCAGGCCAGCGGTGCATCGAGCACCGAGAGGTCATAGTCGGGGTCCGGGTTGATCCCGAGAGTGAACAACGTGGCCCCCGCGTCGGCATACGCATCCGCTTCCGCAGTGGTCAGGCCCTCCGGACCGAGTCCCCAACTGGTGGAACGTTCGATCTCGTTGTGGTCCCTGCCGATTCGTTCCGCTTCGGCGATCAAGATGTCGTTCTTACGCCGATAGGTGTCAATATCGGCGAACGCATGCCAAATGTGCGCGTGGCGCGCCACCAACGGAATGGTGCGCTTCTCTCCCCCGCCGCCGATCAGGATGGGGATGGGCCGCACCGGTGGCGGCAACAGCTGGCCCAACCGGTTTTCGATCCGAACTAGGCTTTCCTCGAACAGATCGAAGCGTGAACCTGTCGTGCCGAACTCGTATCCATAGGTGGTGTAGTCCTTTTCGTACCAACCGGCACCGACGCCAAGAATCACCCGGCCGTCGCTGATGTGATCGACGGTCCGTGCCATATCGGCCAGCAAATCGGGATTGCGATAACCCACACCGGTCACCAGGAGCCCGATCTCAACCCGGGAGGTGATCTCGGCCCATGATCCGAGGGCCGTCCAGCCCTCGAAGTTGTTAACGTCGGGCTGTATCTCATCGAGCACCACCCCATCGGAGCCGATGGTTCCGGCTGGCCAATGGAAGTGGTCGTAGCCGAAGATGACGTCGACTCCCTTGTCCTCCGCGCGGAGCACGGCGTCGCGCCACTGCTTGTAGTTCTGCGCCTTTGCGGGCCGCAGCTGAATTCCGATGCGTATGCGTCCGGTCACATCGCAGTGCAATTAATCGATCGCCGCCGGTATTCCCCGCCGCTTACGCTGCCGCCATGGAACGCGTGAACATTTCGTCGGGCGGCGAATGGGAAGCAGCGGTCGGCTACTCGCGCGTGGTGCGGGTTGGCCCGCACGTCGCCGTCTCCGGCACCACGACGGCGCGTGAGGGCCAAACGCCTGTCGGCGGTGACGACATCGCCGAACAGACCCGCGAGGCGCTGCGCCGAATCGAGTCGGCACTTAGCCAAGCGGGCGCCACCCTGGGCGATGTCATACGCACCCGCATCTTCGTCACCGATATCGGGCGGTGGCGTGAGGTCGGTTTGGCCCACGGCGAGTTTTTCGGGGATATCCGCCCGGCAGCCACCATGGTCGAGGTGTCGGCGCTCATCGATCCGGCGCTGCTGGTCGAGATCGAGGCCGATGCCATCACATTAAATTGGTCAGACCACTAGACCTCTTACCAATCGCGGTGCTACCGTGACAGCATGGCACTGCAGCCGATCGCCCGGCAGTCGATACCCGATGAGATATTCAGCCAGCTCGCGGCGCAGGTCCTCACCGGTGACCGCACCCCGGGTGACACGCTGCCCAGCGAGCGCGCCCTAGCCGAAGCCCTCGGGGTGTCTCGCACCGCGGTCCGCGAAGCGCTGGGCCGGTTGGAGCGCTCGGGCCTGATCCACATCCGCCAGGGCGGGTCCACGGTGATCCGGGATTACCGCAGCGACGCCGGATTCGACGTGCTGCCACTACTGCTCGCCTACGGCGGCGATGTGGATCGCCGCACACTGGCAAGCGTCATCGAGGCCCGGGCCATCATCGGCCCCCAGGTGGCGCGCCTGGCCGCTCAACGATCTCACCAGGATCCCGGTGTCGCAGATCGGCTGCGCGCAATGACCGCCGACCTGGAAGCGGAAAACGATCCGCTACAACGCATGTGGCAAGCGCTCGGGTTCTGGGAGCTAGTCATCGACACCGCCGACTCGATTGCCTTCCGGCTGGTGTTCAACACCATGCGCGACTCGTATGTGCGGGCGCTGGACGTGCTCGTCAACGTGATGGCCGCCGAAGTCGGCGACATCGGCCACTACCGCGCGCTCGCCGATGCCATCGCCACGCAAGATGCAGACGCCGCGCAAGAGGCCGCCGTTGCCATGCTTGCATTGGGCACCAAGGCATTTGATGAACTCCTGGAGCAACTCATGGACGAATCGGAGAACCAGAAATGACCCGTGCCGCACGTAAGTCGATGACTCTGCGCGATGCCCTTGTCGAATTCGTCAAGCACCCCACCCCATGGATGCTTGTCGTATGGTCCGCCGCTCTACTGGGCGCCAGACTCTCCGTCGGTGGCTGGACAATTGCCGATGCCATTACACCCGTTGCGCTGGTAGCGATCTCGCCCATCGCCGAGTGGCTGATCCACGTCGGGATCCTGCATTGGCGCCCACGCTCGGTGGGTCCGGTGAAAATCGACTCGCGGCTCGCCCGTGATCACCGCCTGCATCATCAGGATCCGCGGGACATCCCGCTGGTGTTCATTCCCTGGCCGAGCCTGGTCGTGGTGATCATCGGATTGACCCTGGCCGCGCTTTTTGCGTTCCCGCGCACGGGACTTGGGCTCACCTTCGCACTCACGGTGGCGTTGTTCCTGGTGTTCTACGAGTGGACGCACTACCTCGTCCATACCGACTACAAACCGCGTCACGCGATCTATCGGGCGGTCTGGCGAAACCACCGGTACCACCACTTCAAGAATGAGAACTACTGGTTTACCGTCACCAGCTCGGGAACCGCCGACCGACTGCTCGGAACCTATCCTGATCCACAACAGGTGCAGTCTTCACCGACGGTACGAAATCTGCACGCGTCCAGCATTACTGGCTAGCCCCCGGCGTCCGGCCCGTAGCTGGCACCCGAGTAGCCGGTCTGTTGATGATCCGGGGCATCAGGGTGGTTTCGCGGCCGACTACCCGAATTGGTCACCACCAGGAATCCCAGCCCAACGACCAGCAGCACTGCCACCGTCGCTATGACGATGACAGCGGTCATCATGCCTCGGCCCGCTCCGGCCGTAATGCGAAGTAACGCAGCTTCTTTCCAAATGCGATCTGAAGTTCCCGCCGCCCGCCGCGACGCACGAGCGCGATCCGGCGAAGACCCTCGGCAACCTCGCGATCCATCATCCAGTCGCGCAGACGCGGCAGCTCGTAACTGTATGTGCGGAACTCTTTGGCGTCACACAGCACGCAGCACCGCATGGAGTGCAGGCGCGCGTACTGCTCGAATTCGTACTCCCAGTTGGGCAGTTCAGCGAGCCACGGCACCGCATTGGCGACATCGAAACGCCGCTTGCTGCGCAGCTGCACACCGGCGGTCAGCGCCGTGTACTCGTCGAAACCCGACGGGGCATTGCCGGCAAGCAGGTCCGACAGCACCGACAGTTGCCGACGCCGCAAGACCTCGCGGTTGTCAAGCATGAACAACACCGGCCTTGATCGCCTGGCGGACCACCGAAAGGTCAGTGCTTACGCTGGCTTCGTCGATGGACCCATCACGCTCGATCAGCACGCCCAGGCCGCGGCCCGAGGTGAGCACCACGAGCTCGGTGAGCAGATCCGCAACCGGATCGATGATGGTGTCGGAGTGGGTGTCCCAGTACAGGTCGCCCTCGAACCGGCCACCGGCGATGTGCACATACGTGACACGCTCGATCGGGAAACGGCGCAGCATCGCCACAGGGTCGGTACCCGAGGCCACCGCTGTCGCATACAGGTTGGGCACGTCGAGCACCAGCCAACAGCCGGTGCGCCGGGACAGTTCCCGCAGGTAGTCGGGCTCGCTCAGCTCGTTCTCGGGCCACTGCAAGGTGGTGGCCACATTCTCCAGCGCCAACGGCACACCGAGGTCGTCTTGCACTCGGGAAACGTTGTCCACCAATACATCCAAAGCCAATGTGGTGCGCGGCGGAGCCACCAGGTGCCCCGCCTCGAGCACGCCGTGCTGGCCCCCACTTTCGAAGCCTGCCCGCACGAACGCCACATGCTCGCTGACCATCGGAGCATTCAGTTCCGCGGCCAGGGCGGCCAGGTGCTTGACGCGCTTGGCGTCGGGCAGATCGGCTCCGGCAAGACCCAATGACACACCGTGCGGCACGACGACGGTGCCCGCCTCACGAAGGCGCATCAGCTCGACCGGCAGCGCTCCCGGACGAAAGTTCTCGGCGACGATCTCGGTGAAGGCGAGGCTCAGAGCATCGTCCGTGACGGCACCCTGATTGAACATCGCAGCAAGCTCTGGACGCCACGAGGCGCCAACCGCGGGCTCATCGGCCAGCACGGTCTTAAGCGGGTGATTTGAAGAGGCCACCGCGGTTACCCCCTTATCTCAAGACCGGCGAACTACGCCAGTCTAGCTACCACGTTGATAGCTTAGGAAGTGCTTAGGTGCCAGCGGCTCAAAAAAGCCATCCGATCCCGGCCGGAAGTTCGCCACGGACGTAACTGCGGCGATCGGCAGCGGTCCGTACAGATGAGGGAACAGCATCGATTCGGGGTCGCTAGGCACTCCCGGTTCCCAACGTACCGGAGAGTCCAGCAGATTCAGGGCAACAGACAATACGACCAGATCACACCTTCCGCGATACAAGCGGTTGGCCGGAAGGTGAACCTGGTACGGCTCGGAGAGGTGAATAAATCCCGTTTCGTCCAGTGACGTGGGCCGATGCTCCCCCTGTTCACCCGCCAACGCCCACTCTTCGTCGGAACAGATGTGAACGAGTTCGGGTTCACCCGGCGGCATCGACTGCATCACACCAGCCTGCCTCAACCCTGTAACGCCCTCGACGTGAGCCGCGACACACCGGACACACGCGGGGAACAACCGAAACCCCCCAAACGTCTGACAAAGTACATACATAGGCGCCGAGCGGTTCACCGGACCGCAAAGCTCAGGAGAGATACGGAGGAGCCATGAACGCAACTCTGACCAGTCCAGAGCTGACGAAGGCTGACCGCTGCGATCGTTGCGGTGCGGCTGCTCGAGTCCGCGCCACACTCCCGTCGGGAGCGCAGCTGCTCTTTTGCCAGCACCACGCCAACGAGCACTCCGAGAAGCTGAGCGCGATGTCGGCGGTGCTATACATCAGCGGTCCGGACGAGGATTAGTCACCGCGGTTTCACCCCCGGTAAGTACTGCTGACCATCCCATCAGGAATGCTGGTGTGGCCATGAGTGATAAGCCACGCCATTTCTCGTTCGGTCGAGACGTCTTGCACGTAATGCGCCGCACGGCCGTAAAGAGTTGGGACGACTCGATTTTCGCGCAGTCGGCGCAGGCCGCCTTCTGGCAGGTGTTATCACTACCGCCGCTTCTTTTGGGGATCCTGGGGAGCCTGACGTTCGTCGGGCCGCTGTTCGGGCCGGACACGCTGCCCGAGATCCAGGAGCGAATCCTGCGGGTGGCCAACAGTGTTTTCAGCAAGAGCGTGGTCACCGAGATCATCGAGCCCACCATCGTCGACATCATGCGCGATGGGCGCGGTGAGGTGGTGTCCATCGGATTCGTCATCTCACTGTGGGCAGGGTCCTCGGCGATATCTAGCTTTGTGGACTCCGTGGTGGAGGCGCACGACCAGACACCCCTGCGCCATCCCGTGCGCCAGCGGTTCTTTGCGCTGGGCCTGTACGTCGCCGCGCTGGCGATGGCGGTGGTGACCTTGCCGGTGATCGCCCTCGGACCCAAGCGGATCGCCGAGGTGGTACCCGACTCCTGGAATGCGGTGCTGCGTTACGGCTACTTCCCGCTCTTCGGCATTGCACTGGTGGCCCTGGTGACGCTGCTGTACCGGGTATCCCTACCGCGGCCGCTTCCTTCGCACCGACTATGGATCGGTGCGCTGTTGGCGGTGACGTTCTTCGTGATCGCCAGCCTGGGGCTGCGGTTCTACCTGAACTGGATCACCCGCACCGGATACACCTACGGCGCCCTCGCGACCCCCATCGCCTTCTTGCTATTCGCGTTCATGCTCGGATTCGCGATCGTGCTGGGCGCCGAGCTGAATGCCGCGATCGAGGAGAACTGGCCGGCCGGGGCCACCCACGCCCGGCAGCTGCGGGAATGGCTGAGCCCCCAAAACGGCGAGAATACCGCCCCGAACAGCCCCGACGAGGCGGCTCCGGAGAAGGCCCCCGAAGGCTGCTAGTCCTTCTTCATCATTTCGTAGATGCGCTTGCAGTCGGGGCACACCGGTGAGCCGGGCTTGGCCGACTTGGTGACCGGAAAAACCTCACCACACAGGGCGACCACATGGTTTCCCATGACCGCGCTCTCCACGATCTTGTCCTTCTTGACGTAGTGAAAGACCTTCGGCCTGTCACTGTCGGTGCTCTCGTCGACGGTGGTGTCCGGACGCTCGAGCGTCTGCGTGTCCATCCCTACATTGTGACATCCTGGAGATATGAGAAAAGAGCTGTCGTTCGATGACGACGGCCACCCTGTACTCATCACAGCGGCCGCGGTCTCGGTCGAAGAACAACACCGCGCCCGGGTACGCCGCTATTTGACGCTGATGGCGTTCCGGATCCCGGCACTACTGGGCGCCGCCTGGGCCTACAGCGTGTGGCACAACGGATGGATCTCGCTGGCGATCTTGGCGGCATCGATCCCACTGCCCTGGATGGCGGTGCTCATCGCCAACGACCGTCCTGCCCGCAAGGCCGAGGAACCGCGGCGATACGGGCCCCAGGAACATCGGCACTCGCTGTTTCCCACGGCGGAACGCCGAGCGATTGATCCCGCGCCTCCGCCGCAACCGCACACCCCGCCGGAAGGCTCCGCTGGCCCGTCTTAGGGACAGCTATGTCAATTCTCAGGACATTCTCAGCTGCTAACTCGAAATCCGCAGGTCAATGACGGCGCCATTTGGGAACCTCAGGAACTTTCTGGGCCACCCGGGCGTTGCAACTCATGAGACCTACGGATCAACTAGGAGGCAGCGATGGCAAACGCCACGACCCGTCCGGCCCGTACTACTGAGTCCGACGATCTGGACACCCAAAGTCCAGCCGCCGACCTCGTGCGGGTGTATTTGAACGGCATCGGCAAGACCGCTCTGCTCACGGCAGAGGACGAAGTCGAGCTGGCCAAACGGATCGAGGCGGGGCTGTACGCACAGCACCTTCTGGACACCAAGAAACGCCTCGGCGAGGCCCGCAAGAAGGATCTGGCAGCCATCGTGCGGGAAGGTAGCGCCGCGCGCAGCCACCTGCTGGAGGCCAACCTGCGGCTGGTGGTGTCGCTGGCCAAGCGCTACACCGGACGCGGAATGCCGCTGCTGGACCTCATCCAGGAGGGCAACCTGGGCTTGATCCGCGCCATGGAGAAGTTCGACTACGCCAAGGGGTTCAAGTTCTCGACCTACGCCACCTGGTGGATCCGTCAGGCCATCACCCGCGGCATGGCCGATCAGAGCCGCACCATCCGCCTGCCAGTGCACCTGGTGGAGCAGGTGAACAAGCTGGCTCGCATCAAGCGTGAGCTGCACCAGCGGCTCGGCCGCGAGGCCAGCGACGAGGAACTGGCCGAGGAGTCCGGCATTCCCGTGGAGAAGATCGGGGATCTGCTGGACCACAGCCGGGATCCGGTGAGCCTGGACATGCCGGTTGGTACCGACGAAGAAGCGCCGCTTGGCGACTTCATCGAGGACACCGAGGCCATGTCGGCGGAGAACGCCGTCATCGCAGAGCTACTGCACTCGGACGTGCGCAGCGTGCTGGCCACTCTCGACGAGCGTGAGCAGCAGGTCATCCGGCTTCGGTACGGACTCGATGACGGACAGGCCCGCACACTCGACCAGATCGGCAAGCTGTTCGGACTGTCTCGCGAGCGGGTGCGTCAGATCGAGCGTGAAGTCATGACGAAGCTGCGCCACGGCGACCGCGCAGAACGCCTGCGTTCGTACGCGAGCTAGTTGACCTACTACCCTGCCCTCGGGGCGCTGCGTTCTGGAAGCGCAGCGCCCCGATTTGCGTTGTAGGTCGGTAGACTAAGCACGACCGTAAGGGGCGAGTGGTGAACGATCTTGTCGATACGACAGAAATGTATCTGCGAACGATCTACGACCTCGAAGAAGAGGGCGTGGTGCCGCTGCGTGCCCGCATTGCCGAAAGGCTCGAGCAGAGCGGCCCGACCGTGAGCCAGGCGGTGGCGCGGATGGAGCGCGACGGCCTGCTGAACGTCGCCGGCGACCGCCACCTCGAACTCACCGACAAGGGCCGCGCACTGGCGGTCTCGGTGATGCGCAAGCACCGGCTGGCCGAGTGCCTGCTGGTCGACATCATCGGGCTGCCGTGGGAAGACGTGCACGCCGAGGCTTGCCGTTGGGAACATGTGATGAGCGAGGATGTCGAGCGCCGACTGCTCACAGTGCTCAACAACCCGACCACTTCCCCGTTCGGTAACCCCATTCCCGGTCTCTCCGAGCTGGGTGTCGCCCCTGACCGGTCCGAGAATGCGAGCGCGGTGCGGCTCACCGAGATTGCCGGGGGCTCACAGGTTGCCGTGGTGGTGCGCCGCCTGGCCGAACACGTGCAGGCCGATACCGATCTGCTGACGCGCCTTAAGGACGCCGGCATCGTGCCGAATGCGCGCGTCACCGTGGAGTCCTCCCCCGAGGGCGTCATCATCGTCATTCCCGGCCATGAAAGTGTCGAGTTACCGCACGAGATGGCGCACGCCGTCATGGTGGAGAAGGTCTAGCCCACACCTCGGGCTTGCCTGGGCGGCAGGCTTATTCCCAGCTCGTGAGCCAGCCGGAAGCCGGTATCGGCCAGCGCACGAATCTCATCGGGGCGCATACCGGAGTGCAGCGCTGACATCAAGAGCTGCCCCAGACGATGGTCCGGCCGGGCCGTGAGCGCGGCATCCAACGCGACACCAGCCAGTGGACCATCGCCGCGCACATAGGCACTAAATCCCAATAACACCAACGCTTCCGCACGCCAGGGGTCAGGGAGCAATCGGCTCAGCGCCAGCCACAGCCGTTCCACATCGTCGGACAGCACACCGACAGCCAACGCACACAACGTGTCTCGAACCCGCACGACCGTCAGGGAGCGAGCCATCGCCAGCAGCTCGCGGTTGGACAGTGAACGGAATTCCGCTGTTCGGCACGCCGCCCGCATCACTCGATTCACGGCACGCCGGTCTGCCACGCTGGCCTCGCCTTGTCCCTGAGACGGCCGCCGCAAGGAGACGGCCAGCGCGCAGGTGCGCGCGGTGTCGGAGGGCGCGATCAGCGCCACGAGATCCTCCCTACGGCGATGCACCGTCCTGCCTGCCAAAACCGCCGCCGCGGTCAGCGGAGAGCACTCGGGATCGTCGACGGGCCCGCCCGCGCCGCATCCGTCATAACACCGCCACCAGCCCTGGGGCCCGACACGGTCTACCGTGTGGCCGGCAATTAACGAAATGCCCTGACGTTCTACATGTTTGGCTAGCCGCCGGATGATGTCACCGGCCTCCTGCTCGTCCATGTCCGCACTGATGACCACTGCGATCACCGCATCGGCCGGCCCCGGGCTCAACACCTCGGCCAGCACCTCGAATGCCGCGTAGTCGGTGCCGTCCAGGTCATGAAGGTCCCTGCGCAGTATCGCTTCGATGAGCCCACCGGCGAGTGTGACCACGACAAGGGAATCTTCCGGGATGAACCCCAACATCGCCGGTAGCGCGGCGATCAGGGCAGAGGGCCGATTCAATCGAAAATCGGGACGACCGAGCGGTCCGGGAATCAGTGATGTCATGTCCGCACCGTGACAGCCAGGACCGTCAACCCCGCGACAGCGACCTCGCGTTGTGCCGGCGCCTCCGGGAACCTGTGGATGCCGTCACAATTGTGGACAATGTACCCACGGTCACCGCCGAAAACAGGGCCGCCATTGCCGATCGGGTAGCATCAAGGCGTCGGTAATCTTGCCGACCCTCAGGGCAGACCACTCGCTGGATGTTGGGCTTACCGCCCCACCTCGATCCCGTCGCCTCCTCTGAGACTTCTCAGAGGATTCCATGTCGTCACTCACGAGCGGTACCCCTTTTCTCGATGCGTCCGAACGGAGCGAGGAGGTCCTTGCGGCCGTTCCCTTACCGATGCCTATTGGTTCCACCGCGATCGTCTACTGCGAGGGACAGTTCGGCGAGCAGGACGGCAAGACCGCAAACGGGCTGGTCCGGCATTCTGAGAAGTACGAGATCCTCAGTGTCATCGATAGCCTCCGGGCCGGAGTAGATGCCGGGAGACTCCTCGACGGCACGGCGAACGGCATCCCGGTGCTGGAATCGCTGGCCGAGTCCGTCGCTCACGCCGGCCACGTACCTGACTACCTGATCTGCGGGCTGGCGCCTGCCGACGGCCTACTGTCGAACGAGCAGCGGCTCGTACTGCTAGACGGTATCGCCCGCGGGATGCACATTGTCAACGGCCTGCACGAGTTCCTCAACGACGATGCCGAATTCGTAGCAGCAGCTGTGATCGCCGAAGTCACCATCACCGATGTACGCCAACCGAAGTCCAAGCGCGACCTGCACCTGTTCTCCGGCCGGATCTTCGACGTCACCTGCCCAAGAATCGCGATCCTGGGTACGGACGGGGCGATCGGGAAACGCACCACCGCCACCTTGCTGGTCCAGGCATTGAATGCACGCGGCATCAGGGCGGTCATGGTCGGCACCGGTCAGACCACCCTGATCCAGGGCGGAAAGTACGGCGTCGCGCTGGACGCGCTGATCCCCCAGTTCTGCTCGGGTGAAGTCGAGCACCAGGTCGTCGCCGCGTTCGAGGGTGAAGCCCCTGATGTGATCGTGGTCGAGGGCCAGGGCGCGCTGAGCCACCCCGCGTACATCACGTCGGCCCACATCCTGCGGGGCAGCCGCCCGGCCGGCGTGATCGTGCAGCACGCACCAAAACGTAAGGTGCTCGGCGACTTCCCCATGGTGCCGATGCCGACCGTAGCCAGCGAGATCGCACTGATCGAGGCGTTCGCCGATACTCGCGTCATCGGGGTCACGATCAACCACGAGGAAATGACCGGTGACGAGCTGAACGATGCGATCTCCGAGCATCATTCGGAGCTCGGCCTCCCGGTCACCGACCCGCTGACACGCCCAGCTTCGGAACTGGTCGAGATGGTGCTGTCGGCTTTCCCTGTCCTCGCTGGGAAAGCCGACACGACCACCCCTGTGTGACACTTCGGCTCGAGACCGATCTCGACAAGGTCGAGCAGAACACGCGGATCCTGGTTGACCGGCTTACCGGGGTAGGCATCCGGGTCACCGGCATCACTAAGGCAGTGTTGGGCTCGCCGGGTGTCGGTGCGGCAATGCTGCGCGGCGGCGCCCGCGGACTCGGTGACTCACGGATACCGAACCTCGCTCGGCTGGCCAGCCTCGACTGCCTACCGCTGCGCACGTTAATCCGCTCACCCATGCTCAGCCAAGTGGCACAGATCGTTGACGTCGCCGATGTCAGTCTGAACACCGAGGCCGTCGTCCTGGCTGCGCTTGATAAGGCCGCGTCCCAACAGAACCGGGTACATGCCGTCGTGCTCATGGTTGAACTGGGCGACCTGCGTGAGGGCATCGCGCTGGACGACGCCCCCGACGCTGCGCGGGCCGTTCTTGGTCACTCCTCGTTGCGGCTCGCCGGGCTCGGTGCCAACCTCGCTTGTCAGAGCGGCGTCGTGCCCGACGACCGGAACATGGGCATCCTTACGGGGCTCGCGAACGACATCGAATCACTGCACGGGATCTCGCTCGAGGTTGTCTCAGGCGGCAACTCTGCGAACCTGAACTGGGCGCTACACACACACGACGTCGGCCGGATCGACGAACTCCGGCTCGGTGAAGCCATTCTTCTCGGCGTCGACCCGCTGTACCGAACGCCGATCCCCGGCCTGCACACGAATGCCTTCACCTTGAGTGCAGAAGTCATCGAGGTCGCGATGAAACCCGCTCAACCCTGGGGGCATCGTGCTCAGGCGGCATTCGGCGAAGCACCGGCCCGCACCGGCAGTGCGACTGTGCGCCAGGCAATCCTGGCCCTCGGCCGCCAGGACGTGGACCCGGATGGTCTGCAGCCACCCGAGGGCATCACGGTCCTCGGGATGAGCAGCGACCATCTGGTGGTCGACGTCGGTGATCACCAGCTGGTTGTCGGAGACGAGATCGCCTTCGGTATTGGCTACGGCACGCTCATGCGGGCGATGACATCGCCCTTCGTCGCCAAGATCGAGCACCTGGGCCGTTCCATCGCACCCCACGGGATACGGTCACTCCGGTAGCCCGCGATCAGTGGAAGCTGTCGTGCACCTTGAGTACAGCTGCGGTGAAGGCCTGATCCAGGAGCACCGCATCGGGCTCGGTGCCCTGAAAAGTCATGTAAGTGGCCTGGATTCGAATATCGGCGATCTGCGCGATAAGTGACAGAGTGGTTTGTGTGCCGTTGCCCGCCCCGGACGGCGACACCGTTTGATTGACCGCCACCGAATCATCGGCGTTGATGGGCGGAGCCACGGCCTGAGAGGCCGTCACCGTGCTCGTGACCTGGTCCGGGTCGGTGAAGGTATACGAAGTACAGCGCTCCAGTTGCGTCTTGTAGGTGGCAAGCGGTTGCGGCACGCGAAGTACCGCCACCGTGATGGTCGAATTGTCGGACTCGTTGGTGCCCACCGCCACCGCTGCGTCCTGCGGCACTGCCGGAACGGGTTCCGGTGTGCATGTGGTGGGGGCGACGGTAGCCGCATCGGGCACGCCCCGGATGTCGCGGAGCGCCAGACCGGCGGCACCAGGATCCAGCGTGGTGGCCGGATATTGATGCGGGAAGTCCGTCGGCGCCAGCAGGAGC
This genomic window from Mycobacteroides chelonae contains:
- a CDS encoding VOC family protein — its product is MKIHDVQITATDVSAAARFYSETLGLPVQVDDDRATVHIGDSTLTMVPGPAYHGAHHIAFTIPAGSLAAAKEWLSVRVTLQTDGQWHDEFDCAPNWQARSIYFTGPDDAVLELIERNILDNRIDHPFDVNDIRHLSEVGFGVSDVLETQRLIRDKLGLLPFGEPTPGFGPVGDHDGLFILVPSDITWRPEYRMPPAAAPTIVTADVPTALDIGEHYAIQPLGA
- a CDS encoding LLM class F420-dependent oxidoreductase yields the protein MTGRIRIGIQLRPAKAQNYKQWRDAVLRAEDKGVDVIFGYDHFHWPAGTIGSDGVVLDEIQPDVNNFEGWTALGSWAEITSRVEIGLLVTGVGYRNPDLLADMARTVDHISDGRVILGVGAGWYEKDYTTYGYEFGTTGSRFDLFEESLVRIENRLGQLLPPPVRPIPILIGGGGEKRTIPLVARHAHIWHAFADIDTYRRKNDILIAEAERIGRDHNEIERSTSWGLGPEGLTTAEADAYADAGATLFTLGINPDPDYDLSVLDAPLAWRDSRS
- a CDS encoding RidA family protein encodes the protein MERVNISSGGEWEAAVGYSRVVRVGPHVAVSGTTTAREGQTPVGGDDIAEQTREALRRIESALSQAGATLGDVIRTRIFVTDIGRWREVGLAHGEFFGDIRPAATMVEVSALIDPALLVEIEADAITLNWSDH
- a CDS encoding FadR/GntR family transcriptional regulator; this translates as MALQPIARQSIPDEIFSQLAAQVLTGDRTPGDTLPSERALAEALGVSRTAVREALGRLERSGLIHIRQGGSTVIRDYRSDAGFDVLPLLLAYGGDVDRRTLASVIEARAIIGPQVARLAAQRSHQDPGVADRLRAMTADLEAENDPLQRMWQALGFWELVIDTADSIAFRLVFNTMRDSYVRALDVLVNVMAAEVGDIGHYRALADAIATQDADAAQEAAVAMLALGTKAFDELLEQLMDESENQK
- a CDS encoding sterol desaturase family protein, giving the protein MTRAARKSMTLRDALVEFVKHPTPWMLVVWSAALLGARLSVGGWTIADAITPVALVAISPIAEWLIHVGILHWRPRSVGPVKIDSRLARDHRLHHQDPRDIPLVFIPWPSLVVVIIGLTLAALFAFPRTGLGLTFALTVALFLVFYEWTHYLVHTDYKPRHAIYRAVWRNHRYHHFKNENYWFTVTSSGTADRLLGTYPDPQQVQSSPTVRNLHASSITG
- a CDS encoding DUF692 family multinuclear iron-containing protein, translating into MASSNHPLKTVLADEPAVGASWRPELAAMFNQGAVTDDALSLAFTEIVAENFRPGALPVELMRLREAGTVVVPHGVSLGLAGADLPDAKRVKHLAALAAELNAPMVSEHVAFVRAGFESGGQHGVLEAGHLVAPPRTTLALDVLVDNVSRVQDDLGVPLALENVATTLQWPENELSEPDYLRELSRRTGCWLVLDVPNLYATAVASGTDPVAMLRRFPIERVTYVHIAGGRFEGDLYWDTHSDTIIDPVADLLTELVVLTSGRGLGVLIERDGSIDEASVSTDLSVVRQAIKAGVVHA
- a CDS encoding DUF952 domain-containing protein; this translates as MQSMPPGEPELVHICSDEEWALAGEQGEHRPTSLDETGFIHLSEPYQVHLPANRLYRGRCDLVVLSVALNLLDSPVRWEPGVPSDPESMLFPHLYGPLPIAAVTSVANFRPGSDGFFEPLAPKHFLSYQRGS
- a CDS encoding DUF7455 domain-containing protein, which gives rise to MNATLTSPELTKADRCDRCGAAARVRATLPSGAQLLFCQHHANEHSEKLSAMSAVLYISGPDED
- a CDS encoding YihY/virulence factor BrkB family protein encodes the protein MSDKPRHFSFGRDVLHVMRRTAVKSWDDSIFAQSAQAAFWQVLSLPPLLLGILGSLTFVGPLFGPDTLPEIQERILRVANSVFSKSVVTEIIEPTIVDIMRDGRGEVVSIGFVISLWAGSSAISSFVDSVVEAHDQTPLRHPVRQRFFALGLYVAALAMAVVTLPVIALGPKRIAEVVPDSWNAVLRYGYFPLFGIALVALVTLLYRVSLPRPLPSHRLWIGALLAVTFFVIASLGLRFYLNWITRTGYTYGALATPIAFLLFAFMLGFAIVLGAELNAAIEENWPAGATHARQLREWLSPQNGENTAPNSPDEAAPEKAPEGC